TTTCATTGATTTCATACTAGATATTAATCCTCCATCACAAAGTATGTCCGTACCCGTTAAAAATCCATTTCTTTTATCAATACAAGAATTAATTAAATATGCAACTTCCTGGGCATAGCCAAATCGTTTAATTGCACACAACTTTGTTAATTTATCTGCTTCTTCAGATTCTAATTTTCCCATCGGTGTCTCAATATTTCCTGGAGATACTGATACAACACGGATTCCTTTATCTCCATATAATGCTGCACATTTCTTTGCATACCAGATCACGAAATTTTTAGATATGGGATACGCAATATTTGCATGCATATCTTCTGGAAAATGCTTTACTGAGTCTACCATTTTTTTTATAAATTGATTTTTATCTGTAAAACTTAATTCATAATTTGATACAGGTAAAGTCTCCTCTGGCAACATATATCCCGAAGTAGATGCAATATCCAGAATACAGGTTTTTTTTCCCATTTTAGAACTAAAAACCTCATTCACATTAATAGTTCCAAGTGCATTAACTTCCATAATCTTTTGTGCATCACCCATATGCGGTGATAACCCTGCTGAATGAATGACAGCAGCAATTTTTCCAACTTCAGCCGCACGCTCAGCCAATCTTGTAACCGATTCAAAATCTGATACATCACAAGCAAAAGCTTCTGCCTCAATTCCTTCTGCTTTTAACTCATCAACTGCTGATTTTAATTTTTCAATAGTTCTTCCTGAAATAATTATATAATGATCTTTTCCCGCCAGTTTAGCTGCTGCAAATCCCATTCCACTTCCGCCACCAGTGATTACACATACATCTTTCATAATATTTACCCCTCACTTTATCTATAATATTTTTAGGTTTTTGTTTATCTAATAAATATATAATAGGTTAAAAATGTTCTGCAACGTTAATATTTCGTTAAAGTTATGTTAAAATGTAAATTCTTTATACTGATGTACATATTTCACTAAAGTTATGACTTTAGCTTTTATAATAAATGACTTGCCTTTTTACATAAATCATAAATCGTATCATAATTATGCTCAATCATTACATTTACTTTTGTACCTGTTTCCTTATATATTTTCTTATAAAAAAAATATGGAAGTGTCCATCCGATAAATGCTGGAATCG
This window of the Clostridium estertheticum genome carries:
- a CDS encoding SDR family oxidoreductase produces the protein MKDVCVITGGGSGMGFAAAKLAGKDHYIIISGRTIEKLKSAVDELKAEGIEAEAFACDVSDFESVTRLAERAAEVGKIAAVIHSAGLSPHMGDAQKIMEVNALGTINVNEVFSSKMGKKTCILDIASTSGYMLPEETLPVSNYELSFTDKNQFIKKMVDSVKHFPEDMHANIAYPISKNFVIWYAKKCAALYGDKGIRVVSVSPGNIETPMGKLESEEADKLTKLCAIKRFGYAQEVAYLINSCIDKRNGFLTGTDILCDGGLISSMKSMKK